CTAACGCCTCACCTTCCACCCACACACTTTGCTAAGGATATCGCGTGTTAGTTATTTTGGGTTATATCGTGGTCTTAGGTGCGGTTTTTGGCGGCTACATCATTGTAGGTGGTCACTTAGGCGCATTATATCAACCCGCTGAATTTTTAATTATCGGCGGGGCGGGTATTGGTGCGTTTATTGTCGGTAACAATGGTAAAGCAATAAAAGCCACAATGAAGGCACTGCCAAAACTGATGCGCCGCTCTAAATATAATAAAGTCCTATATATGGACTTAATGGCGCTGTTGTACCGCTTATTAGCAAAATCCCGTCAACAGGGAATGCTGTCATTGGAGCGGGATATAGAAAGTCCATTGGAAAGTGAAATTTTCTCTAATTATCCGCGGATCTTGGCCGATAAGGTATTAGTGGAATTTATTACCGACTATTTGCGGTTAATTGTTAGTGGGAATATGAACGCTTTTGAAATCGAAGCCTTGATGGATGAAGAGATCGAAACTCACGAGCAAGAATGCGAAGTGCCTGCCGGTAGTCTGGCGATGGTCGGCGATTCTCTACCTGCATTCGGTATTGTTGCCGCCGTTATGGGGGTGGTGCATGCCTTGGCATCCGCAGACCGGCCAGCCGCAGAACTCGGAGCGTTAATTGCCCATGCAATGGTAGGAACATTCCTCGGTATTTTGCTGGCATATGGATTTATCTCACCGTTAGCGACGTTGCTACGTCAACAGAGTGCAGAAACCACCAAAATGATGCAGTGCATCAAGGTGACGTTGCTTTCTAGTCTGAACGGATATGCGCCGCAAATTGCCGTGGAATTTGGTCGTAAAACGCTCTACACCACAGAACGTCCTTCGTTCATTGAGCTGGAAGAGCATGTGCGCAGAGTGAAAGCTCCGGCACCGCAAGCGACAGAAGAGGACGCATGAAGCATCAGAACCACCCCGTTATTCTGGTCAAAAAGCGCAAAGCCAAACATGGTCAAGCCCATCATGGCGGGTCATGGAAAATTGCTTATGCTGACTTTATGACAGCAATGATGGCCTTCTTTCTGGTGATGTGGTTACTGTCAGTTTCCAGCCCGCAAGAGCTGACGCAAATTGCAGAATATTTTCGCACGCCGTTGAAAGTTGCACTGTCCAGCGGTGAGAAAAGCAGCGACAGTACCAGCCCAATTCCTGGGGGAGGGGATGACCCGACCCAACAAGTGGGTGAAGTGCGCAAGCACATTGATTCTGAAGAAAGCCGCAAAGAAGAATATCGGCTTAATAAGTTACGGGAAAAACTGGATCAATTAATTGAATCAGACCCGCGACTGAAAGCTTTGCGGCCACATTTGTTGATTAACATGATGGATGAAGGGCTGAGAATTCAGATTATCGATAGCCAAAATCGACCCATGTTCAAGATGGGGAGTGCTCAGGTCGAGCCGTATATGCGCGATATTTTACGTGCTATAGCGCCAATTCTGAATGACATTCCCAATAAGATCAGTCTGTCTGGCCATACCGATGACTTGCCGTATGCTTCCGGTGAACGGGGTTACAGCAACTGGGAATTATCGGCAGATCGTGCCAATGCTTCGCGGCGTGAGTTACTGGCTGGTGGTTTGGATGAAGGCAAAGTATTACGTGTGGTAGGCATGGCATCGACGATGCGCTTAAAAGAGCAGGCATCAGATGACCCGGTTAACCGTCGTATCAGTATCTTGGTTCTGAATAAACAGACTCAACATGATATTGAGCACGAGAATTTAGATAACAAAGCGCTCGATATAGAAAAAGCCGAGAGCTTAAAACAGATTGATTCTACGGGAACAACGCCAGCGGTGGCATCACCCGCTACTGTTGCGACACCGCCAGCGACGACGAGCGCAGCGATACCCACAGCACAATCTGGCACTAGCGGATCAGTATCTGTACCCGTGGCTGTTTCGACAACATCAGCTTCGACAACATCAGCCTCGACAACAACAGTTTTGACAACAACAGTTTCGTCAGCGACGGCAACTGAGTCTGTGAAAGCGGTGGCACCGCCTGCAACAGCACCACAAACACAACAATCGAGCACGGAGAACATTACTCGAGTGACCAGTGGGCCAACGACATCGTTGCCAGCGGCACCTGCCAGTAATGCACCGGTCTCTCCGACAAGCCGCGACGCACAGTAGAGGTGACACCGTGAGCATGGATATTACCGCGTTTTATCAGACTTTCTTTGATGAAGCAGATGAATTGCTGGCAGATATGGAACAGCACCTGTTATTGCTGGATCCACTGGCACCTGATAATGAACAACTCAATGCCATTTTTCGTGCTGCTCACTCAATTAAGGGCGGCGCTGCGACATTTGGTTTTTCGGTATTACAAGAGACAACCCATCTGTTGGAAAACCTGTTGGATGGTGCCCGCCGCGACGAGATGCGCTTGAGCACTGATATCATCAACCTGTTTTTGGAAACGAAAGATATTATGCAAGAACAGTTGGACGCCTATAAAACCTCTCAAGAACCTAATGCAGAAAGTTTTGAGTATATCTGCCATGCATTGCGCCAACTGGCACTCGAAGCTTTAGCACAACAGACCCCCCATAATGTGGCGACTACAGATAACGCGGCCACTCCGACTGCTGAAGCCAAGGCCAACAGCAAGTCCCCGGCTTTAGTTCAGGGGGGAATGCGCATCCGTCTATCGGGTTTGAAAGAGCAAGAAATCCCGCTGATGCTGGAAGAATTGGGCAATTTGGGCGAAGTCAAAGATCCGCACCAAGGTGCAGATAGCCTGGAAGCGACCCTGATTACCTCTGTTAGCGAAGATGACATCAGTGCCGTGCTCTGTTTTGTGCTAGAGCCGGAGCAGATTAGTTTTGTCCAAGCCGAGTCGGCGCAAGCATCTGAAGTTGAAGTGGCAGTCGTCGCGCCGGTTACTGAAGTGCCTCAAGTTACCGCTGTTGCTGAAATCAAGAACTCGCCTAAGGTTGAGGTCGCAGTTGCCCAGCCAGCCAGCGCGGAGCATGTCAAACCGAAAGCGAAAGCCAGTGAATCCACCAGTATTCGAGTAGCAGTTGAGAAAGTAGACCAACTGATTAACTTAGTGGGTGAATTGGTTATCACTCAATCAATGCTGGCTCAGCGTTCCAGTACTTTAGACCCGGTGATTAACGGCGACTTGCTCAATAGCATGGGTCAGTTGGAACGCAATGCGCGCGACTTGCAAGAGTCAGTGATGTCAATTCGTATGATGCCGATGGAATATGTATTCAGCCGCTTCCCTCGGTTGGTACGCGATTTGGCCAGTAAGCTGAATAAACAGGTTGAACTAACACTGCTTGGCAGTTCGACTGAGCTGGATAAAAGTCTGATCGAACGCATTATCGACCCATTAACCCATCTGGTGCGTAACAGTCTGGACCACGGTATTGAAGATCCCACAACGCGCATCGCGGCCGGTAAACAACCGGTAGGTAATCTGACACTGTCGGCCGAA
The sequence above is drawn from the Yersinia enterocolitica subsp. enterocolitica genome and encodes:
- the motA gene encoding flagellar motor stator protein MotA; translated protein: MLVILGYIVVLGAVFGGYIIVGGHLGALYQPAEFLIIGGAGIGAFIVGNNGKAIKATMKALPKLMRRSKYNKVLYMDLMALLYRLLAKSRQQGMLSLERDIESPLESEIFSNYPRILADKVLVEFITDYLRLIVSGNMNAFEIEALMDEEIETHEQECEVPAGSLAMVGDSLPAFGIVAAVMGVVHALASADRPAAELGALIAHAMVGTFLGILLAYGFISPLATLLRQQSAETTKMMQCIKVTLLSSLNGYAPQIAVEFGRKTLYTTERPSFIELEEHVRRVKAPAPQATEEDA
- the motB gene encoding flagellar motor protein MotB yields the protein MKHQNHPVILVKKRKAKHGQAHHGGSWKIAYADFMTAMMAFFLVMWLLSVSSPQELTQIAEYFRTPLKVALSSGEKSSDSTSPIPGGGDDPTQQVGEVRKHIDSEESRKEEYRLNKLREKLDQLIESDPRLKALRPHLLINMMDEGLRIQIIDSQNRPMFKMGSAQVEPYMRDILRAIAPILNDIPNKISLSGHTDDLPYASGERGYSNWELSADRANASRRELLAGGLDEGKVLRVVGMASTMRLKEQASDDPVNRRISILVLNKQTQHDIEHENLDNKALDIEKAESLKQIDSTGTTPAVASPATVATPPATTSAAIPTAQSGTSGSVSVPVAVSTTSASTTSASTTTVLTTTVSSATATESVKAVAPPATAPQTQQSSTENITRVTSGPTTSLPAAPASNAPVSPTSRDAQ
- the cheA gene encoding chemotaxis protein CheA, with translation MDITAFYQTFFDEADELLADMEQHLLLLDPLAPDNEQLNAIFRAAHSIKGGAATFGFSVLQETTHLLENLLDGARRDEMRLSTDIINLFLETKDIMQEQLDAYKTSQEPNAESFEYICHALRQLALEALAQQTPHNVATTDNAATPTAEAKANSKSPALVQGGMRIRLSGLKEQEIPLMLEELGNLGEVKDPHQGADSLEATLITSVSEDDISAVLCFVLEPEQISFVQAESAQASEVEVAVVAPVTEVPQVTAVAEIKNSPKVEVAVAQPASAEHVKPKAKASESTSIRVAVEKVDQLINLVGELVITQSMLAQRSSTLDPVINGDLLNSMGQLERNARDLQESVMSIRMMPMEYVFSRFPRLVRDLASKLNKQVELTLLGSSTELDKSLIERIIDPLTHLVRNSLDHGIEDPTTRIAAGKQPVGNLTLSAEHQGGNICIEVLDDGAGLNRQKILAKAQSQGMAVNEHMSDEDVGMLIFAPGFSTAEQVTDVSGRGVGMDVVKRNIQEMGGHVQVSFQAGKGTSIRILLPLTLAILDGMSVKVSNEVFILPLNAVMESLQPLAEDLHPLAGGERVLQVRGEYLPLVELFRVFDVENAKTEATQGIVVILQSAGRRYALLVDQLIGQHQVVVKNLESNYRKVPGISAATILGDGSVALIVDVSALQALNREKRVTADDGVVA